Proteins found in one Mesorhizobium sp. CAU 1732 genomic segment:
- a CDS encoding ABC transporter permease — MTDRLRDKIMPVTAILLGIVAIWYVGAYMMNAPFQRDLDRRAGEAPTAVEFLVKTMTQPKPTLPAPHQVAVNFFENTFLRNVTSARSLVYHAWVTLSSTLLGFAFGTLLGIAIAVGIVHVTALDRSLMPWIITSQTIPILALAPMIIVVLAAVGITGLIPKALISTYLSFFPVAVGMVKGLRSPETMHLDLMRTYNATKASTFWKLRLPASVPYLFASMKVAIAASLVGAIVGELPTGAVAGIGSKLLSGSYYSQTIDMFSALVAGSIVAILLVTAVGLAGRIVERAMGARPA; from the coding sequence ATGACCGATCGTCTCCGCGACAAGATCATGCCTGTCACCGCGATCCTGCTTGGCATCGTCGCGATCTGGTATGTCGGGGCGTATATGATGAACGCGCCGTTCCAGCGTGATCTCGACAGGCGGGCGGGCGAGGCGCCGACGGCGGTCGAGTTTCTCGTCAAGACGATGACGCAGCCGAAGCCGACGCTGCCTGCGCCGCATCAGGTTGCGGTGAATTTTTTCGAGAACACGTTCCTGCGCAACGTCACCTCCGCGCGCAGCCTCGTCTACCATGCCTGGGTGACGCTCTCCTCGACGCTTCTGGGCTTTGCGTTCGGGACGCTTCTGGGCATCGCGATCGCGGTCGGCATCGTGCATGTGACGGCACTCGACCGCAGCCTGATGCCGTGGATCATCACATCGCAGACGATCCCGATCCTGGCTCTCGCGCCGATGATCATCGTGGTGCTGGCGGCAGTCGGCATCACGGGTCTGATCCCCAAGGCGCTGATTTCGACATATCTCTCGTTCTTCCCCGTCGCGGTCGGCATGGTGAAGGGGTTGCGCTCGCCTGAAACCATGCATCTCGATCTGATGCGGACCTACAATGCGACCAAGGCCTCGACCTTCTGGAAACTGCGGCTGCCGGCGTCGGTGCCGTATCTCTTCGCCTCCATGAAGGTGGCGATCGCGGCCAGCCTTGTTGGCGCAATCGTCGGCGAGTTGCCGACCGGCGCGGTCGCCGGCATCGGATCGAAGCTCTTGTCCGGTTCGTACTACAGCCAGACGATTGACATGTTCTCGGCGCTCGTTGCGGGATCGATCGTGGCGATCCTGCTCGTGACCGCCGTCGGGCTCGCGGGACGGATCGTCGAGCGGGCAATGGGAGCGCGGCCGGCATGA
- a CDS encoding ABC transporter ATP-binding protein: MNAPASQTEPAARINAPVVSANGLGLTFETNDGPVHALSDVDLTIGKGEFVSFIGPSGCGKTTFLRVIADLEQPTAGTITVNGMTPEEARKKRAYGYVFQAAGLFPWRTIERNVALPLEIMDYSKAEIAQRIKRTLDLVNLTGFEKKFPWQLSGGMQQRASIARALAFDADLLLMDEPFGALDEIVRDHLNKQLLELWARTEKTICFVTHSIPEAVYLSTKIVVMSPRPGRVTDIIDSTLPAERPLDIRETPEFLEIAARVRDGLRAGHSYED, from the coding sequence ATGAATGCCCCAGCCAGCCAGACCGAGCCAGCAGCCAGAATCAACGCTCCCGTCGTCTCCGCCAACGGCCTCGGGCTCACCTTCGAGACCAATGACGGGCCCGTCCACGCGCTCTCCGATGTCGATCTGACGATCGGCAAGGGGGAGTTCGTCTCCTTCATCGGACCGTCGGGTTGCGGCAAGACGACATTTCTGCGTGTCATCGCCGATCTTGAGCAGCCGACCGCGGGCACGATCACCGTCAACGGCATGACGCCGGAAGAGGCGCGCAAGAAGCGTGCTTACGGCTACGTCTTCCAGGCGGCTGGGCTGTTTCCGTGGCGCACGATCGAGCGCAACGTCGCGCTGCCCTTGGAAATCATGGACTATTCCAAGGCCGAGATCGCGCAGCGCATCAAGCGCACGCTCGATCTCGTGAACCTCACCGGGTTCGAGAAGAAGTTCCCCTGGCAGTTGTCGGGCGGAATGCAGCAACGCGCCTCGATCGCGCGGGCGCTCGCGTTCGATGCCGATCTGCTTCTCATGGACGAGCCTTTCGGCGCGCTGGACGAGATCGTGCGCGATCATCTGAACAAGCAGCTTCTGGAGCTTTGGGCGCGGACCGAAAAGACGATCTGCTTCGTCACCCATTCGATCCCCGAGGCCGTCTATCTCTCCACCAAGATCGTCGTGATGTCGCCGCGGCCCGGCCGCGTGACCGATATCATCGACTCGACGCTTCCCGCAGAGCGCCCGCTCGACATCCGCGAGACGCCCGAATTCCTGGAAATCGCCGCCCGCGTCCGCGACGGCCTGAGGGCAGGGCACTCGTATGAGGATTGA
- the hydA gene encoding dihydropyrimidinase yields the protein MTKVIKNGTIVTADRTYKSDVLIDGGRIVQIGPDLTGDEVFDATGCYVMPGGIDPHTHLEMPFMGTYSADDFESGTRAALSGGTTMVVDFCLPSPNQSLLEAIQMWDNKSTRACCDYSFHMAITWWGEQVFNEMPEVVNRGITSFKHFMAYKGALMVDDDEMFSSFQRCAELGALPMVHAENGDVVAQLSQKLLAEGNNGPEGHAYSRPPEVEGEATNRAIMIADMAGVPLYVVHTSCEQSHEAIRRARQKGMRVFGEPLIQHLVLDESEYFDKDWDHSARRVMSPPFRNKLHQDSLWAGLQAGSLQVVATDHCAFTTDQKRTGVGDFTKIPNGTGGLEDRLPVLWSYGVNTGRLTPNEFVAVTSTNIAKILNMYPKKGAILEGSDADIIVWDPKRKKTISSKSQQSVIDYNVFEGIEVTGLPRFVFTRGAVAVNDGKVEAKSGHGEFVAREPHMAVNKALSTWKKVVAPRKVERSGIPASGV from the coding sequence ATGACAAAAGTCATCAAGAACGGAACGATCGTCACTGCCGACCGCACATACAAGAGCGATGTGCTGATCGATGGCGGACGGATCGTCCAGATCGGGCCGGATCTGACCGGCGACGAGGTGTTCGACGCCACCGGCTGCTACGTCATGCCGGGCGGCATCGATCCGCACACCCATCTCGAAATGCCGTTCATGGGCACCTATTCGGCGGACGATTTCGAGAGCGGCACGCGCGCGGCTCTCTCCGGCGGGACCACGATGGTCGTCGATTTCTGCCTGCCGTCTCCCAACCAGTCGCTGCTCGAAGCCATCCAGATGTGGGACAACAAGTCGACCCGCGCCTGCTGCGATTATTCCTTCCACATGGCGATCACCTGGTGGGGCGAGCAGGTGTTCAACGAGATGCCGGAGGTCGTGAACCGCGGCATCACCTCGTTCAAGCACTTCATGGCCTACAAGGGCGCGCTGATGGTGGACGATGACGAGATGTTCTCGTCGTTCCAGCGCTGCGCCGAGCTTGGCGCGCTGCCGATGGTCCACGCCGAAAACGGCGACGTCGTCGCGCAACTGTCGCAGAAGCTTCTGGCCGAAGGCAATAACGGGCCCGAGGGCCACGCCTATTCGCGCCCGCCGGAAGTGGAGGGCGAGGCGACCAACCGCGCCATCATGATCGCCGACATGGCGGGCGTGCCGCTCTATGTGGTGCATACGTCGTGTGAGCAGAGCCACGAGGCGATCCGCCGTGCGCGCCAGAAGGGCATGCGCGTTTTCGGCGAGCCGCTGATCCAGCATCTCGTGCTCGACGAAAGCGAGTATTTCGACAAGGATTGGGACCATTCGGCGCGGCGCGTCATGAGCCCGCCCTTCCGCAACAAGCTGCATCAGGATTCGCTCTGGGCCGGCCTCCAGGCAGGTTCGCTGCAAGTCGTGGCGACCGACCATTGCGCCTTCACGACCGACCAGAAGCGCACGGGCGTCGGCGACTTCACCAAGATCCCCAACGGCACCGGCGGGCTCGAGGACCGGCTTCCGGTCCTGTGGAGCTACGGCGTCAACACCGGCCGTCTTACGCCGAACGAATTCGTCGCGGTGACATCGACCAACATCGCCAAAATCCTGAACATGTATCCGAAGAAGGGTGCGATCCTCGAAGGCTCCGATGCCGACATCATCGTGTGGGACCCGAAGCGCAAGAAGACGATTTCGTCGAAGAGCCAGCAATCGGTGATCGACTACAACGTCTTCGAGGGCATCGAGGTGACGGGCCTTCCGCGTTTCGTGTTCACGCGCGGCGCGGTGGCGGTCAATGACGGCAAGGTGGAGGCCAAGTCCGGCCACGGCGAGTTCGTGGCGCGCGAGCCGCACATGGCGGTCAACAAGGCGCTTTCGACGTGGAAGAAGGTCGTCGCGCCGCGCAAGGTCGAGCGGTCGGGCATCCCGGCGAGCGGGGTTTGA